In Candidatus Dadabacteria bacterium, the DNA window AACAACCACGCGCATGTAGTTAAGGCAAAGCCACAAATCTCTGATAACTACTTTCTTTGCTATATGTTGAATTTTATAAACATTGAACCATTTATAACCGGAGACGCAAGAGGGAAATTGTCAAAATCAGTTTTAACAACGATTCCCCTTCCCTGCCCTTCCCTCTCAGAACAAAAGAGGATTGCCGAAACCTTACGGGCTATTGACAGGAAGATTGAACATCATGAAAACAAGAAAGCAACCTTGCAGGATTTCTTCAAGGTTGCGTTGAATGACTTGATGAAAGGAGGAAATTCACATGTCTGAAAAGAAGAACTTACTCATATTCGCCGGAGCAGGAGCGTCTGTTGACTTGGGGTATCCTACGACCAGAGAATTTATGGAACACCTCAACCATGAAGTAATAAACAATTACATATATAAGCCAATACCAAAAAGTGAAAAAATTGACATAGAAAGAGTCTTATGGTTTATCAAGGCTGAGATTCTTGAACCTATAGAAAACTGCCTCATCAAAAATGACTTTCTACATAAGAATTGTTATTTGTTTTACCTCAATCATAACCCGGGCAATAATGTTCATTCGGCACAAGAGTACTACGGAAAGGCAAAAGAATTAACAGAAAAAATAAATCAAATAGTTCACAGCAGTTATGGGGTGTCTTCCATAAAAAACCAAGATCTCAGAGAAACAGGTTACTGGGTTAACGAACTGATCAACAGCGGAAAACCATCCGATGATCATTACAATATAGAAATTTTCACAACAAATTATGACCGTGCCATTGAAAAGGCATTGGAAGATAATGGAATACCCCCTCAAAGAATATCACCTTTCTCTAACTCAGACTTTAACACATTATTGAATACCGATAAATACAGTACAAAGAAAGCTTTTTCAAGGAAAATATGGCTTACAAAACTGCATGGCTCTTTAGAATGGAGACTAACAGAAAACGGAGAAATTGAAAAAGTCATTGAAGAGTTCTCGGATAAATCTTCTGTCCTGTATCCGGGGTTCAAGGGCGCACCGAAAGAAAAACCTTTTAAGCAATTCCATGAATACTTCACCGCTTGTTTACAAAAATGTGATGCTTTTTTGTCAATGGGATTTTCATATAGAGATGAACATATAAACGATTTAATAAAAAACAATCTAAAGCCACAAAGCGAAATCTACATTATAGATACAGACCCTGATGGAATACTAGACAAAGAAATCTGGAGGAGTTGGGAAAACCCACAAAACATCAAAGCCACAAGAAACAATATTGATTACTCTTCAGTTTATGCAGCAAAACAATACTTGAGGGACTAACCCATGACCACCCCAATAACAGAATCCAAAACCGTCCAAGCCCCGATGATTGAATACGCCTCTCAAATCGGCTGGCAACCCGTCTCCCGCCAAGACGCCGAGAGTCTGCGCGGCGGAACTCAGGGCATTATCTTCTCCTCTATCCTGACGGACAAACTCCTCTCATTAAACCCCGACATCCTCAACCCCGAAACAGTACGGGAAGTAGTCCGAAACATAGAAAACGTCCACCACGACATAAGAGGCAACAATGAAGCCCTTGAATGGCTGCGCGGAAACAAAAGCGTTTATCTGGACACCGAAAAGCGGGAGCGCAATATCCGCGTGATTGACTATGAAAACCCGCAAAACAACACCTTTCAGGTTACGGACGAATGGACGGTAACCTCAGACAAACCCCACCGCGCCGATGTTGTGTTCCTCATAAACGGCATTCCCGTCGCCGTTGCGGAAACCAAAAGCCCGAAGAAAAGAAACGCAATCTATGAAGGGCTGATACAAATACGCCAATACCACCGCGAAACCCCCGCAATGTTCGCCCTGCCCCAAGTGTTTGAAATAACAAACCTGCCGGAATTCCACTACGGCGCAACATGGAACACCGAAGCGAAAAACCTGTTTGACTGGCGGGAGGAGCGGGAAGGCAACTTTGAAGCCAAGGTTAAATCCTTCTTTGACACGGAAAGATTTCTGAAACTGATTGAAAAATGGGTCATTTTCTACTTGAAAGACGATGAACTGAGAAAGACCGTTCTCCGCCAGCACCAGACCCGCGCGGCGGAGAGGATAGAGGAAAGATGCGCGGACACAAAAAAGACGCGCGGGCTGATATGGCACACGCAGGGGTCGGGCAAAACCTTTACGATGATAAAGGCGGCGGAACTGGTCATAAGACGCAAAACGGAACTCGGAGACCCCACCGTTATTTTGATGATAGACAGAAACGAACTTGAAGGGCAACTGGAAGGCTGGCTCGCCTCCCTCTCCTCAGGGGGCGGCATAAGAGGGGTGAACATCCGGCGGGCGCAAACCAAAAAAGACCTGCGGGAAATACTTGAATCGGACTTCAGGGGGCTGGTGATATCAACCATTCAGAAGTTTGACGACATGCCCGCAAATATGAACGACAGGAAAAACATATTCGTCTTTATTGACGAGGCGCACCGGGGCGTTGAGGGAGACCTCGGAAACTACCTGACCGGAGCGCTTCCCTATGCCACCCTTATAGGCTTCACCGGAACGCCGGTGGACAAAACCGCGCACGGAAGGGGAACATTCAAGGTTTTCGGCAAAGAGGACAAAACCGGCTATCTGGACAAATACTCCATTATGGAGTCCATAAGGGACGGCACAACGGTGGGGCTGAAATACAAACTCG includes these proteins:
- a CDS encoding restriction endonuclease subunit S, translating into NNHAHVVKAKPQISDNYFLCYMLNFINIEPFITGDARGKLSKSVLTTIPLPCPSLSEQKRIAETLRAIDRKIEHHENKKATLQDFFKVALNDLMKGGNSHV
- a CDS encoding SIR2 family protein gives rise to the protein MSEKKNLLIFAGAGASVDLGYPTTREFMEHLNHEVINNYIYKPIPKSEKIDIERVLWFIKAEILEPIENCLIKNDFLHKNCYLFYLNHNPGNNVHSAQEYYGKAKELTEKINQIVHSSYGVSSIKNQDLRETGYWVNELINSGKPSDDHYNIEIFTTNYDRAIEKALEDNGIPPQRISPFSNSDFNTLLNTDKYSTKKAFSRKIWLTKLHGSLEWRLTENGEIEKVIEEFSDKSSVLYPGFKGAPKEKPFKQFHEYFTACLQKCDAFLSMGFSYRDEHINDLIKNNLKPQSEIYIIDTDPDGILDKEIWRSWENPQNIKATRNNIDYSSVYAAKQYLRD